GACAAAATATAATCTCTTATGGCATCACTCGCTTTCTTCCCTAACAATGCTGCAGGAACAAGGTGTGCATCAGCAACTAACTCCTCTCCATGTTCTTCACCGTTCCCTACAAGCATTCCAATTCCACCAGCTCTCTTCACTTCTAATCCCTTCTTGAATCTTCCACTTCCTCCTCTCTTGCATAGCACAATCTTCCCGGACACTCTAGAAGGAATCAGTGTGTTTGTTTCGCAGCGGTTTTCCAGCGTTGAATTGCTCACATTCCCGGCATAAACTAGTGGCAGGGGAGTGTCCAGTAACTTACTCGACACTTCCATGTAGAGTGATGATCCGGTGTATGTCATCCCATTTCCAAGGCTGACGTACGCCGGAAAATCACGGTCTATGGTACCAGCACCGACAGTTGTCATCCATGCTGCCACGTTGGATATGTTTCCCGGAAACGGGCCGCTATTTCCGGCTGAAATGGAAACAAGAATTCCATGGGAGGTGGCTCTGAAAGCACCAATTGCGATAAGATCTTGGTAGTATTCGTCTAGTTTGGAGCCAAGGGACATGGAGAGGATATCGACGCCGTCTTCAATGGCCTTGTCGATGGCGGCGGCTATGTCGGAGGAGTAACAACCTCTTTTCCAGCATACCTTGTAAGATGCTACACGGGCTTGTGTTGACATTCCTCTGGCTGTCCCCGGAGCTAAGCCGAAGAAGCTCGCTCCGGAAACTATGGAACCTGCTGCTGTAGTTAAGGTGTGAGTTCCATGGCCTTCTTCATCCCTTGGTGACTTAGATTCCTTCTCTTCATTGATAGGCCCACTAACTTGTTCATGCCTATGTTGCAATGATATCAATGTTCAACACAAGTTTGTTAAAGATGATAAACTTAGTTGTTTGATAAATAATGTTCCATGTAAGCTCAAATTTATTTAATGTATACACAAGTAAGGTATCATAGATTCATACCCTTTGTGGAAAAACCTTGCACCAATAAGTTTCCTGTTACAGTGTGATGAATTGAAGTTCTTTCCAGATTCACATTCACCTTTCCATCTACTTGGTATTGGGCCAAATCCAGTGTCATCTAAGCTCTCATGTTCAGGCCATATACCACTGTCTAATACTCCAATAATTACCTCACTCTCTGCCACAGAAGCAGGTAAATGGGTGCTAAATCTATCCAAACTAGCAAGAGTTAGATCCAATCCAAGGAAGTATGGTGTTCTTGTTGTGTGAAGCTCGTATTTGCGCTCCGGTATTAGCGAAAGGATTCCTGGTTGCTTCGAGAGCGCCTCGGCTTCTTGGTTAGTTAGCCTTGTTGAGAAGCCATGGACTACATGCTTGTAGGTGTATAGCATCTCTGCTGATTCTGATACTGATTGCAATGATGATTCAAACCAATTGTGGTGATCATTGAAACTTGCTGGCATGGTGGACTTCTCCATGTGGACTATGTATGTTTTTTTGGATTGTTCTATGTTGTTTTCTGCTATGGTGTGTTTGGCATAGAAAATCAATAGTAGAAGAGTATGAAGAAACTTGAATTTTTGCATCTTCATTTTGTGATGTGTTCTTACCAACTGAATCTTTGGCTTGTatcttgttttttttatttggatatgTGGGAATGTTAAGgtatttgttgttgttgatttggAAGTCTTGAACTTCTATATATCATATGGGAAAAGGTTCTTTTACGTGATAATTGGAGGTTACACAAAATGGGTTGTTCTTAAAACAACTGAAAAATATGGACTaagatatagaaaataattaggTAGTGttgttaaattgaattaataattatttgtgtTTGTGTATGTGTTTAAATCCATGAAAAGGTACTACTTTTCAGGAAGTTATGCAAACTTGAACAGACCATTGTGTTAATCTCTTGTGTAGTTGTGTTGCCTCTTCACATTATGTTATGTGTATTTTACCCCTTTCTTGTTTGGTGCAATGAAGCATAGCTCGGAATTGAAATGTAACTAATTCCAATTTTCACATTTTGAGTAACATGGAGAATTAAATTTATATCTAGAATTTTTTTTCCTCAATTTTTTGgtgcatatttttcttgtaattCTTGTCCAtgctatataaattaaaaatctgCAAGATTTATTAGATGATGTCTCTTTCTTTATTAGagggaaaatatttttaattttaaatttgaatcgtACATTTAAATAATGAAGCTAAAATCATACATTTACTCATTCTCTTTCTTTTACCActatatgattttattttatttttctttcttaccCATCAAATACGAGAAAAGTTGCTATACTGTACTGCTCATGTACTACTAATTTGAAAAATActtaaattctttttccttGTCTCTTCCCCGTGCCCAAGTGTAATGTTCAtttataatttgcaattttGCATTactgtaattattattattttctagttttcttAGGTTATTAATTACATTCAATTGTTCTTCATGCACTAAATAATTCATTACTCGTCATAATAAAGAAACGTAGTGACATAGGCTTGAAATTTTATCTATTATCATAATAAAAATCTGGTCTAAAAGATTCCTTTCTTTGTGGAGTCTGTAAAGAACTTTAAAGCCTTCATTGTTCGCACTTCGCAACTTGTCATACTGATACACATCTATTGCATGAATTTGTACATGTCTGCATTTGTGAGTTAATGTAATTCAATAATCATAGCACCTAGTTACTAATTCCAGGACCTATAAATGTACCCTGAAGTACAAAAACTTAAAAGCATCTCATTTTCAAAATAGAAAAGGgaaaattttctttcttttacataatatataaaCCGAACATCATGGGTTGGGAATTAGAAAGTCCTTGAGTATTTCCTGATTTCATACATGATTGAAGAAATGGAAACAAGATCCTTGTTCAATGCAGAACCACCAACTATCCTCTTGATGCAATCAGAGAGTCTGGTGTAATAAAGCAACAATTGGGTCAATGCGGCCCTTAAGATCTCCATACCACACAAGAAGTTGCTGAAAGAAGTTATCACGTCTTTGTGCATAAGCTCTATAGCAGCCTTCCACCTGCTCGCAAAATCCTTCACCAGTGGTTCGACTTCAGCCACGGTTATCGGCTTATCATTACTGGACGTTGAGTCCTCCGCTGAAAAGTCAATCACAGTTAAACCCGAATATTTTCTAAAATCCATATGGAATGCATATAAGGTGTTGAGATTTGCAGAGTTTTCTTGTACTTACAGGCTCTGGATTTTACAAACTTgattaaatcattaaaatgcTCTTGTAGCAGTTCTTCCTGCATGGATGGAGAAAGTGTCAACATGACTATGTATTAAAGCATAAGGATAAATTAAGTTCTCCCGAAACATATCACATTAGCTATACTTTCCCATTTCTCCtcctttcaataattataattgcttcctttttcttttttctccatAATTGATTATGTCAAAATCATTTCATCTTTAGATAATTACCTTCAAAGTAATTTATGTTTGGATgtataaaatagaatttaatagCCATATTAAAGGTGCGAGTTTTGCTTCTAGTCAAAAGCTTAAAAAAGTTGCTTATGATTATAAAGCGTTTTTTCAGCTTGGAATTATTATTTGCTTATTatctatttgtttatttttaccAAACATGACAACCTTTTCAAAAcagcttttattattattaaaaaaaatctacttttagattcaaaaatactatttgtacaccaaaatcagccaccaTGTATTTTTGTTCCATGTGCagtttaattcatttttaatgtgtattttgtatttcaatgTGTATTCTATACtagtggctgattttggtgtacacCTAGCATGGTTGTTTTAGATTATAAGTGTTCCCACAAATTTTTGTTTGTGGTGACACAAGATATACAAGAGATTATTGCAATTACCACAAATAATGTTGTGTTGCTCTTTAGTAGCTCCTCAAAGTGCATTTGAATTTTCCCACCTTCAGGACCTGCTTCCTGATCAAGATCATCAGAAAATTTCAGATGAACAAAACTCAAGGATATTCCAAATTGCTAGAGCAAACTATAAAAATCGATGTTTTATGtgattttatttcattttattttttaatttcttttgggGTCTTGTCCAAGTAACTTTTTTGTATAATGACACCCTTGACCTTTAGATTGATGCACATATAgctcaactaaaaaaaaaaagaatcacaTTGTAGATCCTACCTTCAGAACAGCAATTGTCATATCATAATTGTTTATAAGAAACACTGTCTGCAGTTTTGGCTTTGGAAAGTTCTTGGCAAGCTTGATTATTAAGTCATCAACAGCCATTCTAAGCCGTTCCAAATTCAACTCGAGCTGTAATTAAGCACAGAAATGTTGTCATGATGTCAGAGTACgtacaaaagaaaagttgaTGATTCTCCTTTTTTCTTATACTGACCTGACCATCTCCATACTCGGTGTTTAAGTGGATAAGCGAGGCAGTGAACTCAGCATAACGCCTCATGACATAGTGAGGATGAACATCATCTTCCCACAAAGTCCTCACATTAGCATTACGCAGGCTGCTGAGGTGCATGTCAAATACCATCTTAAATCGAGGCCATAGAGAAATATTAACCTGCCAATTCGGAATCAGCTTCAGTTAAACTCCATGGTGCATATGCTGCACAGGTTCATGGACTCTTTTATGTTGTTAATGTTAATCCATTTGAACCATCAAAATTGCATGTccctcaaaattttaaattaaaagtacaTAAATGACACAATATATTGTAAGTGCAAGGGAGTAAGAAAACCAATAATGTGCACAAAAAATATCAGAGGTAGTAAAAGGACTATAAAGCAAGAAGAGAGACAAAAATGCAGTGGAAGGGGAACAAGAACCCTAGGCTATTCATGAGCAGTTAactttattcattttaaaatattatcagTGATCAAGAAAAGACTTGTGTTAACTGACCTTGTCTAAATAAGAATCCAAACATGGAATTCGCCTCCGAGACATGATGAGCTGAAATGAGAAAAGTGAACCATTTGTAAAAGCACTATTCTTTGCCAACACAAACAACAAGTTTAGTTTCAGCTGAAACATGATCTGGGGAATGGAACTAATTTGAGTTCTAACTGTGCTGAAGATTCTATTATGTATTACACATTTCTAACAAAGCTTTATCACGGAAAGCTTGTATCACAAGCACAGATCATCATGGTATTATGCTTTATACAGTATAGGAGGATGCGTTCATCAGTA
This portion of the Arachis duranensis cultivar V14167 chromosome 6, aradu.V14167.gnm2.J7QH, whole genome shotgun sequence genome encodes:
- the LOC107495690 gene encoding subtilisin-like protease SBT1.7; this encodes MKMQKFKFLHTLLLLIFYAKHTIAENNIEQSKKTYIVHMEKSTMPASFNDHHNWFESSLQSVSESAEMLYTYKHVVHGFSTRLTNQEAEALSKQPGILSLIPERKYELHTTRTPYFLGLDLTLASLDRFSTHLPASVAESEVIIGVLDSGIWPEHESLDDTGFGPIPSRWKGECESGKNFNSSHCNRKLIGARFFHKGHEQVSGPINEEKESKSPRDEEGHGTHTLTTAAGSIVSGASFFGLAPGTARGMSTQARVASYKVCWKRGCYSSDIAAAIDKAIEDGVDILSMSLGSKLDEYYQDLIAIGAFRATSHGILVSISAGNSGPFPGNISNVAAWMTTVGAGTIDRDFPAYVSLGNGMTYTGSSLYMEVSSKLLDTPLPLVYAGNVSNSTLENRCETNTLIPSRVSGKIVLCKRGGSGRFKKGLEVKRAGGIGMLVGNGEEHGEELVADAHLVPAALLGKKASDAIRDYILSCSNATATLSFGGTQLQVQPSPVVAAFSSRGPNPLSPKILKPDLIGPGVNILAGWTGASGPTGLEEDSRRTTFNIMSGTSMSCPHISGLAAILKAAHPEWSPAAIRSALMTTSYTTYTNGYPIMDIATQQPATPFDFGAGHVDPLLALDPGLIYDADIHDYLNFLCASNYNSSQIKVLARTDFTCVPSMTYRVEDLNYPSFAVPFETPNNSVQYSRTLTNVGALGTYKASVSFQSDTLVEIVVEPETLTFTELFEKKNYTVTFTSSNSVALGTNSFAYLKWSDGQHKVVSPIAFSWI